The window GTTCCAATCCCTGACGAAATATAAGCTTGCATTCCATCAAAATTCTTTAATCCATATCTATATTTTTGTCCATATTTAGATGGAAGAATTGGAGCCCACATTCCAAAGAATGTCATTTGCCCCCCATGAGTGTGACCTGATAATGTCAAATCAATCAAATCCTTTGGCATATTTTCTATGTAATCTGGACTGTGTGAGATAAGTATCGAAAAATCAGAATCGTTTAAGTCATGAGTTGTACTATCAAGTTGCTGAGAATCTTCCCACAAATCGCCAACTCCACCAATTTTAATACTATCATTTCCGATTTTAACCCAATAAGATTTATTGTCACATATTTTTATTCCGTTTTTAATCATCATTTGCCTTGTCAAGTCTGCACTTTCCCAGTGGTCATGATTTCCAAGAACACCATAAATACCGTTTGTTGCCTTTAGATTATTAAATTCTTCAAAAACAGGGGTTATATATTCAGGTTCTCTGTGAACATAATCACCGCCCATTAATATATAATCAGGCTCTAATTTGTTTATCCGTTTTACCAGTTTCTTAATCCTTTCAATTGATAAAAATGGTCCATGATGGATATCTGTTATAAATACAATCTTTTTTCCAGCAAAAGACTGCGGAATGTCACTGGATATCAAATCAATTCTTTTAGTCTTTATCCAGCGAGTTTCTAAATGACAATAAACTATGAAGGCAATGCCCAAAATAGTTAGAATTGAAAATATTTTTATCAGTTTTCTAAATTTCATTTATCAATATTATGTAAAATCCCGTTTTCTAGTTTTAATGCTTTGCAGTATCGTTGTTTTATATGGCACACAACACCGTTGTTTTAATACTTTCATGTCCTAATAAATTTTTGAATGTATCTTAAAATACATTTGCAAATGTAATAAATATTTTTTGTTTTATAAAAAGTCCTTTTAATCATTTTTAAAAAGCAATCTGTTATATTAAAATCGCTTTAATGCTTCTATGTCAAATACTGTGGGTAATCAAATTATTCACAAATTACAAAATTACTCTTTTTGTAATCTGTGAATCTGTCTTCAACAGACAAAGTCTGTGGCTTTAATTTCTTTTCACCCACACAAATCAACATAGAAGTTTTTAGTTCTTAGTTTTTAGTTTTCAATTCAAGATTATATTCATAATTTTGCAGAAATATTTTAGCAATGATAAGATTCGAAGAAGCTTACAAAATAGTAATTGACAGTGCTGTAAAAGCTACAATTGAAGAAGTTGATTTTAACAATTCCTTAAATCGCATTTTAGCGGAAGATATTAAATCCGACATG is drawn from Bacteroidota bacterium and contains these coding sequences:
- a CDS encoding metallophosphoesterase; translation: MKFRKLIKIFSILTILGIAFIVYCHLETRWIKTKRIDLISSDIPQSFAGKKIVFITDIHHGPFLSIERIKKLVKRINKLEPDYILMGGDYVHREPEYITPVFEEFNNLKATNGIYGVLGNHDHWESADLTRQMMIKNGIKICDNKSYWVKIGNDSIKIGGVGDLWEDSQQLDSTTHDLNDSDFSILISHSPDYIENMPKDLIDLTLSGHTHGGQMTFFGMWAPILPSKYGQKYRYGLKNFDGMQAYISSGIGTITPPLRFFCRPEIVVISLENE